The Hymenobacter sp. 5317J-9 genome has a window encoding:
- a CDS encoding sensor histidine kinase, with protein sequence MAVLTPRRYLAPLIHVLVWGLFGLTFLLFQPLTGRLTMPPQFWLKQGLMFCVWVATFYLTAKVLVPRLLFTGRTGWFILSLVGIALGVLVFSKFLESALNLPALMNKAFEAVAGRPRLNPRGYRFDSMGLLTTMFVLGISTCITVVQKWQKDAQLRQTLEQQRVSSELSMLKAQINPHFFFNTLNNIYALTLLDGEQARTAIHRLSRMMRYVLYDTAGGMTLLSQEIAFVQDYITLMQLRLDDRVTVTFERPDPVRDVPVAPMLLLPFLENAFKHGVAATEPSRIYVAIRQPWPDVVELEVRNSRLSLPSTDLAGSNGIGLANTRRRLDLLYPGRFELVVDDHTPANEFLVHLTLTVGEGSAVSLPEPALVSS encoded by the coding sequence ATGGCCGTCCTCACCCCCCGGCGCTACCTCGCTCCGCTCATTCATGTGCTGGTGTGGGGCTTGTTCGGACTCACGTTTTTGTTGTTTCAGCCGCTCACGGGCCGGCTCACCATGCCGCCGCAGTTCTGGCTGAAGCAGGGGCTCATGTTCTGCGTGTGGGTGGCCACGTTCTACCTCACGGCCAAGGTGCTGGTGCCGCGCCTGCTGTTCACCGGGCGTACGGGCTGGTTCATTTTGTCGCTGGTGGGCATCGCGCTGGGCGTGCTGGTGTTCAGCAAGTTCCTGGAGTCGGCCCTCAACCTGCCCGCGCTCATGAACAAAGCGTTTGAGGCCGTGGCGGGCCGTCCGCGGCTCAACCCCCGCGGCTACCGCTTCGATTCCATGGGCCTGCTCACCACCATGTTTGTGCTGGGCATCAGCACCTGCATCACGGTGGTGCAGAAGTGGCAGAAAGACGCCCAGCTGCGCCAGACGCTGGAGCAGCAGCGCGTGAGCTCCGAGCTGTCCATGCTCAAGGCCCAAATCAACCCGCACTTCTTCTTCAACACCCTCAACAACATCTACGCCCTCACGCTGCTCGACGGCGAGCAGGCCCGCACGGCCATTCACCGCCTCTCGCGGATGATGCGTTACGTGCTGTATGACACCGCCGGCGGCATGACCCTGCTCAGCCAGGAAATTGCCTTCGTGCAGGACTACATCACCCTCATGCAGCTGCGCCTCGACGACCGGGTCACCGTCACTTTCGAGCGGCCCGACCCCGTGCGCGACGTGCCCGTGGCCCCCATGCTGCTGCTGCCCTTCCTCGAAAATGCTTTCAAGCACGGCGTGGCGGCCACCGAGCCCAGCCGCATCTACGTGGCCATTCGCCAGCCCTGGCCCGACGTGGTGGAGCTGGAAGTGCGCAACAGCCGCCTCTCGCTGCCCTCCACCGACTTGGCCGGCAGCAACGGCATCGGTTTGGCCAACACCCGCCGCCGCCTCGATTTGCTCTACCCCGGACGCTTCGAGCTGGTGGTCGACGACCACACGCCGGCCAACGAATTCCTGGTGCACCTCACCCTGACGGTGGGGGAGGGAAGTGCCGTAAGCCTGCCTGAGCCGGCCCTCGTGTCGTCCTAA
- the pulA gene encoding type I pullulanase, protein MIRSLLLFVLLSTTKTPAAPLPDFGSYPVYRGPDLGLTWRGPQASLRVWAPTAEALHLKLYAAGTGGAPTADYAMAKAEDGTWTYALPAGTTGFYTVQATIAGKKMAEVADPYVHAVGLNGQRGAVLNPATVSPPGWADDLRPALKQPTDVVIGEAHVRDLSMHPQSGITRKGKYLGVAQLGTRGPENVTTGLEHLVELGLTHVHLLPTNDFASIDEAAPASANRYNWGYDPLHYSVPEGSYATNAANPSTRISEFKQMVQNLHSQGLRLVLDVVYNHTADARRSSFEQLVPGYYYRHNPDGTLSNATACGNEVASERPMVRKLIVESVVYWAQEYHADGFRFDLMGVLDVETMRAIRVALDLQDHSILLYGEGWTAGPSPLPEAKRAVKANMGKLDRIAAFGDELRDGVKGHYARQTEPGFASGQAGLEESVKFGIVAATAHPQLDFTKVNYSKAAWANSPAQAINYVACHDDMVLWDKLKASNKGASEADFIKMDVLSNTIVFTSQGIPFLPVGDEFLRTKGGAHNSYNLPDSVNQLDWARKAKYAGVYEFYRKLIALRRAHPAFRLPTAELVQQHLEFMPSPAGTIAYHLKNHAGGDPWQDITVIFNGNRSGMGISLPHGTYTVVLRGNEINQEGFDVLEVMSGVQVPGSSAMILIRQ, encoded by the coding sequence ATGATTCGCTCCCTCCTGTTGTTTGTGCTGCTATCTACTACCAAAACCCCGGCGGCGCCGCTGCCCGACTTCGGCAGCTACCCCGTGTACCGCGGCCCCGACCTCGGCCTGACCTGGCGCGGCCCCCAGGCCAGCCTGCGCGTGTGGGCCCCCACCGCCGAGGCCCTGCACCTGAAGCTGTACGCGGCCGGCACCGGCGGCGCGCCCACCGCCGACTACGCCATGGCCAAGGCCGAGGACGGCACCTGGACCTACGCCCTGCCCGCCGGCACCACCGGTTTCTACACCGTGCAGGCCACCATCGCGGGCAAGAAAATGGCCGAAGTGGCCGACCCCTACGTGCACGCCGTGGGCCTCAACGGCCAGCGCGGGGCCGTGCTCAACCCCGCCACCGTGAGCCCGCCCGGCTGGGCCGATGACCTGCGCCCCGCCCTGAAACAGCCCACCGATGTCGTCATCGGCGAAGCGCACGTGCGCGACCTGAGCATGCACCCGCAGTCGGGCATCACCCGCAAGGGCAAGTACCTGGGCGTGGCCCAGCTCGGCACCCGCGGCCCCGAAAACGTGACCACCGGCTTGGAGCACCTCGTGGAGCTGGGCCTGACCCACGTGCACCTGCTGCCCACCAACGACTTCGCCAGCATCGACGAAGCCGCGCCCGCCAGCGCCAACCGCTACAACTGGGGCTATGACCCGCTGCACTACTCCGTGCCCGAAGGCAGCTACGCCACCAACGCCGCCAACCCCAGCACGCGCATCAGCGAGTTCAAGCAGATGGTGCAAAACCTGCACAGCCAGGGCCTGCGCCTGGTGCTGGACGTGGTGTACAACCACACCGCCGACGCCCGGCGCAGCTCTTTCGAGCAGCTGGTGCCCGGCTACTACTACCGCCACAACCCCGACGGCACCCTGAGCAACGCCACCGCCTGCGGCAACGAAGTGGCCTCGGAGCGGCCCATGGTGCGCAAGCTCATCGTGGAGTCGGTGGTGTACTGGGCGCAGGAATACCACGCCGACGGCTTCCGCTTCGACCTGATGGGCGTGCTCGACGTGGAAACCATGCGCGCCATCCGCGTGGCGCTGGACCTGCAGGACCACAGCATCCTGCTGTATGGCGAGGGCTGGACCGCCGGCCCTTCGCCCCTGCCCGAAGCCAAGCGCGCCGTGAAAGCCAACATGGGCAAGCTCGACCGCATTGCCGCCTTCGGCGACGAGCTGCGCGACGGCGTGAAGGGCCACTACGCCCGGCAGACCGAGCCCGGCTTTGCCAGCGGCCAGGCTGGCCTGGAGGAGAGCGTAAAATTTGGCATTGTGGCCGCCACGGCCCACCCGCAGCTCGATTTTACCAAGGTGAACTATTCGAAGGCGGCGTGGGCCAACTCGCCGGCACAGGCCATCAACTACGTGGCCTGCCACGACGACATGGTGCTCTGGGACAAGCTCAAGGCCTCGAACAAAGGCGCTTCGGAAGCCGACTTCATCAAGATGGACGTACTGAGCAACACCATCGTATTTACCTCGCAGGGCATCCCATTTTTGCCGGTGGGCGACGAGTTTTTGCGCACCAAGGGCGGCGCGCACAACTCCTACAATCTGCCCGACAGCGTGAACCAGCTGGACTGGGCCCGCAAGGCCAAGTACGCGGGCGTGTATGAGTTCTACCGCAAGCTCATTGCCCTGCGCCGGGCCCACCCCGCCTTCCGCCTGCCCACCGCCGAGCTGGTGCAGCAGCACTTGGAGTTTATGCCCAGCCCGGCCGGCACCATTGCCTACCACCTGAAAAACCACGCCGGCGGCGACCCCTGGCAGGACATCACCGTTATTTTCAACGGCAACCGCTCGGGCATGGGCATCTCGCTGCCGCACGGCACCTACACGGTGGTGCTGCGCGGCAACGAAATCAACCAAGAAGGCTTCGACGTGCTGGAGGTGATGAGCGGCGTGCAGGTGCCCGGCAGCTCGGCCATGATTCTAATTCGGCAATAG
- a CDS encoding glycoside hydrolase family 3 C-terminal domain-containing protein, giving the protein MKLATALLGLFLLTSGAQPAANPNPKPAVEFPFQNPDLPIDQRVDDLVGRLTLPEKVSQMLNASPAIDRLGIPAYNWWNEALHGVARTSMKTTVFPQAIGMAATFDKDAMLQMATMTSDEARAVHQEYVRRGERGIYQGLTFWTPNINIFRDPRWGRGQETYGEDPYLTGQLGSALVKGFQGDDPKYLKITACAKHFAVHSGPESSRHEFNAQISDYDLWDTYLPAFRDLIVDAKVAGVMCAYNAYAGQPCCGSDKLMNDILYGQWKFKGYVTSDCDGLNDFWQHHKTDPDAATAAANAVLHGTDLECATGKLFTYKSLLESVQKNLITEQQLTTSVKRLFKIRFQLGMFDPVERVKYAQIPLSVVESAPHQAHALRMARESVVLLKNEKSTLPLRKNLKKIAVLGPNADREDVQLGNYNGFATNIVTPLEGIRAKVGKGTEVVYVQGVDYASNTVYEPLDINKNLAYNGQPGFKAEYFKGTNLEGPAVVTRQEAGLDRYLANVKMEVAPGLPAENFSARYQATFTPAATEELALQISGDDAYRLFVDDKLVIDAWKGRGFSTNQHVLNVTAGQQLNLRLEYYQVDRRTILKFTGAKVVPMNAANILAKVGDADAIVFVGGISPKLEGEEMNVKVPGFSGGDRTTIGLPQVQTDLLKVLHGSGRPVVLVLMTGSALATPWEAQNLPAILNTWYGGQAAGTALADVLFGDYNPAGRLPVTFYKSETQLPAFDNYSMAGRTYRYFTGEPLFPFGHGLSYTTFKYSNPKVLSKPVTGQPIRVSVDVQNTGTRAGDEVVQLYVRHAGAAQGRMARHALEGFRRINLAPGAKQTVAFTLTPRQLSRLNAQAKRVEMPGTVQVFVGGSQPLAPAVAAGRVQKTSLALTGAQVAID; this is encoded by the coding sequence ATGAAACTCGCTACTGCTTTACTCGGCCTGTTCCTGCTCACCAGCGGGGCCCAGCCGGCTGCTAATCCCAATCCCAAGCCGGCCGTCGAATTCCCGTTTCAGAACCCCGACCTGCCCATCGACCAGCGCGTGGACGACCTGGTGGGCCGCCTGACCCTGCCCGAAAAGGTTTCGCAGATGCTGAACGCCTCGCCGGCAATCGACCGGCTGGGCATCCCGGCCTACAACTGGTGGAATGAGGCCCTGCACGGCGTGGCCCGCACCAGCATGAAAACGACGGTGTTTCCGCAGGCCATCGGCATGGCGGCCACGTTTGACAAGGACGCCATGCTGCAAATGGCCACCATGACCTCCGACGAGGCCCGGGCCGTGCACCAGGAGTACGTGCGGCGCGGCGAGCGGGGCATCTACCAGGGCCTCACGTTCTGGACGCCCAACATCAACATTTTCCGCGACCCGCGCTGGGGCCGCGGCCAGGAAACCTACGGCGAAGACCCCTACCTGACCGGCCAGCTGGGCTCCGCGCTGGTGAAAGGCTTTCAGGGCGACGACCCGAAGTATCTGAAAATCACGGCCTGCGCCAAGCACTTTGCCGTGCACAGCGGCCCGGAGTCGTCGCGCCACGAGTTCAACGCCCAAATCAGCGACTACGACCTGTGGGACACCTACCTGCCGGCCTTCCGCGACCTGATAGTGGACGCCAAAGTGGCCGGCGTGATGTGCGCCTACAACGCCTACGCCGGCCAGCCCTGCTGCGGCTCCGACAAGCTGATGAACGACATTCTCTACGGTCAGTGGAAGTTCAAAGGCTACGTGACGTCGGACTGCGACGGCCTGAACGACTTCTGGCAGCACCACAAAACCGACCCCGACGCCGCCACCGCGGCCGCCAACGCCGTGCTGCACGGCACCGACCTGGAGTGCGCCACTGGCAAACTGTTCACCTACAAATCCCTGCTGGAATCGGTGCAGAAAAACCTCATCACCGAGCAGCAGCTTACCACCTCGGTGAAGCGCCTTTTCAAAATCCGCTTCCAGCTGGGCATGTTCGACCCGGTGGAGCGCGTGAAGTACGCCCAAATCCCGCTGAGCGTGGTGGAAAGCGCCCCGCACCAGGCCCACGCCCTGCGCATGGCCCGCGAGTCGGTGGTGCTGCTCAAGAATGAGAAAAGCACCCTGCCGCTGCGCAAAAACCTGAAGAAAATTGCCGTGCTCGGCCCCAACGCCGACCGCGAGGACGTGCAGCTGGGCAACTACAACGGCTTCGCCACCAACATTGTGACGCCGCTGGAAGGCATCCGGGCCAAGGTGGGCAAGGGCACCGAAGTGGTGTACGTGCAAGGCGTGGACTACGCCAGCAACACGGTGTACGAGCCGCTCGATATCAACAAAAACCTGGCCTACAACGGGCAGCCGGGCTTCAAGGCCGAATACTTCAAGGGCACCAACCTGGAAGGCCCGGCCGTGGTCACCCGCCAGGAAGCCGGCCTCGACCGCTACCTGGCCAATGTGAAGATGGAAGTGGCGCCGGGCCTGCCCGCCGAGAACTTCTCGGCCCGCTACCAGGCCACTTTCACCCCGGCCGCTACCGAGGAACTGGCCCTGCAAATCAGCGGCGACGACGCCTACCGGCTGTTCGTGGACGACAAGCTGGTGATTGACGCCTGGAAGGGCCGCGGCTTCAGCACTAACCAGCACGTGCTGAACGTGACGGCCGGCCAGCAGCTGAACCTTCGCCTGGAATACTACCAGGTGGACCGCCGCACCATTCTCAAGTTCACCGGCGCGAAAGTGGTGCCCATGAACGCGGCCAACATCCTGGCCAAGGTGGGCGACGCCGACGCCATTGTGTTTGTGGGCGGCATCTCGCCCAAGCTGGAAGGGGAGGAGATGAACGTGAAGGTGCCCGGGTTTAGCGGCGGCGACCGCACCACCATCGGCCTGCCCCAGGTGCAAACCGACCTGCTGAAGGTGCTGCACGGCTCGGGCCGCCCCGTGGTGCTGGTCCTGATGACGGGCAGCGCGCTAGCCACGCCCTGGGAAGCCCAGAACCTGCCGGCCATTCTCAACACCTGGTACGGCGGGCAGGCCGCCGGCACCGCCTTGGCCGACGTGCTTTTCGGCGACTATAACCCCGCTGGCCGCTTGCCGGTGACGTTCTACAAGTCGGAAACCCAGCTGCCTGCCTTCGACAACTACAGCATGGCGGGCCGCACCTACCGCTACTTCACCGGCGAGCCCCTCTTTCCGTTCGGCCACGGTCTGAGCTACACCACATTCAAATACAGCAACCCGAAAGTGCTGAGCAAGCCCGTGACCGGCCAGCCTATTCGGGTGAGTGTGGACGTGCAGAACACCGGCACCCGGGCCGGCGACGAGGTGGTGCAGCTCTACGTACGGCACGCCGGGGCCGCCCAAGGCCGGATGGCGCGCCACGCGCTGGAAGGCTTCCGCCGCATCAACCTGGCCCCCGGGGCTAAGCAAACGGTGGCCTTCACGCTCACGCCGCGCCAGCTTTCGCGCCTCAATGCCCAGGCCAAGCGGGTGGAAATGCCCGGCACCGTGCAGGTGTTTGTGGGCGGCAGCCAGCCCCTGGCGCCCGCTGTGGCCGCCGGCCGCGTGCAGAAAACCAGTCTGGCCCTGACCGGTGCGCAAGTGGCGATTGATTGA
- a CDS encoding family 43 glycosylhydrolase: MIQNAKNRLLAALLISGLHSAHAQNPFITNQFTADPTARVFGNRVYVYPSHDIRATPGHGRAGWFVMEDYHVFSSANLTDWTDHGVIVTQNKVPWVKPDSYSMWAPDCIQRNGKYYFYFPSAPRDTTISKGFTIGVAVADKPTGPFVPQPLPIKGVRGIDPNVFIDKDGQAYLYWSQGNIFGARLKENMLELAEDPKTLGELPTKGLKEGPYVFERKGIYYLTYPHVANKTERLEYATSASPLGPFTVKGVIMDESPTGCWTNHHSITQFNNQWYLFYHHNDLSPKFDKNRSVRIDSLSFAADGSIRKVTPTLRGVGLTDARQKIQLDRYSRLSPQGAAIAFLDTANTFRGWKTVFSEGGGWVQYNGVAFGPQKVKAVVLRGVSAAGATLQIRLDNPAGPVVAEVTVPKGSAWQEVKAPVGTIRPGTHTLYVAPKSGATVDVDWVRFE; the protein is encoded by the coding sequence ATGATACAGAACGCGAAAAACAGGCTGCTGGCGGCCCTACTAATTAGTGGCCTGCACTCTGCCCACGCCCAGAACCCGTTTATCACCAACCAGTTCACCGCTGACCCTACGGCCCGTGTGTTCGGCAATCGGGTGTACGTGTACCCTTCGCACGACATCCGAGCCACACCCGGGCACGGGCGGGCCGGCTGGTTTGTGATGGAGGACTACCACGTTTTCTCCTCCGCCAATCTCACCGACTGGACCGACCACGGTGTCATCGTCACCCAAAACAAAGTGCCCTGGGTAAAGCCTGACAGCTACAGCATGTGGGCCCCCGACTGCATCCAGCGCAACGGTAAGTACTACTTCTACTTCCCCTCCGCGCCCCGCGACACGACCATCAGCAAGGGCTTCACCATCGGCGTCGCCGTGGCCGACAAACCCACCGGCCCCTTCGTGCCGCAGCCGCTGCCCATCAAGGGCGTGCGCGGCATTGACCCCAACGTGTTTATTGATAAGGACGGCCAGGCCTACCTCTACTGGTCGCAGGGCAACATCTTCGGGGCCAGGTTGAAGGAGAACATGTTGGAACTGGCCGAAGACCCCAAAACCCTGGGCGAGCTGCCCACCAAAGGCCTGAAGGAGGGACCGTACGTGTTTGAGCGCAAAGGCATTTATTATCTCACCTACCCGCACGTAGCGAACAAGACTGAGCGCCTCGAATATGCCACCAGCGCCAGCCCGCTGGGGCCGTTCACGGTGAAGGGCGTGATAATGGACGAGTCGCCGACCGGCTGCTGGACCAACCACCACTCCATCACGCAATTCAACAACCAGTGGTATCTGTTCTACCACCACAACGATTTGTCGCCGAAATTCGACAAGAATCGCTCCGTCAGAATCGACAGCCTGTCCTTCGCCGCCGATGGCTCGATTCGGAAGGTGACGCCCACCCTGCGCGGCGTGGGCCTGACGGATGCCCGCCAGAAAATCCAGCTCGACCGCTACAGCCGCCTGAGCCCGCAGGGCGCTGCCATTGCCTTTCTGGACACGGCCAACACCTTCCGGGGCTGGAAAACAGTCTTTTCCGAAGGGGGCGGCTGGGTACAGTACAACGGCGTCGCGTTTGGCCCGCAAAAGGTGAAAGCCGTTGTGCTCCGGGGCGTATCGGCCGCCGGCGCCACCCTGCAAATCAGGCTGGATAACCCGGCGGGGCCCGTGGTGGCCGAAGTGACCGTGCCCAAGGGCAGCGCCTGGCAGGAAGTGAAAGCGCCGGTCGGGACCATCCGGCCCGGCACCCACACGCTTTATGTGGCGCCCAAGTCTGGGGCGACAGTGGATGTGGATTGGGTGCGCTTTGAGTGA
- a CDS encoding glycoside hydrolase 43 family protein: protein MKNYLLLLLAWLGMLGLRPQAWAQAHNPIVYADVPDLSIIRVGKTYYMSSTTMHMSPGVPLMKSTDLVNWKLVSYAYDTLSGNDAMTLANGRSTYGRGSWASSLRYHQGTYYVSTFAQTTGKTHVYSTKNIEKGPWKAVSFRPSLHDHSLFFDDYGRVYMVFGAGKIQLAELTADASGLKPGTSPQVIIENASAPAGPPSAINLPAEGSQLFKINGKYYLFNITWPKGGMRTVVVHRADKLTGPYEGRVALQDLGVAQGGLIDTPEGKWYAYLFRDYGAVGRIPYLVPVQWEGGWPVLGSPAGKVPETLPLPANRALIPGLVASDEFSRRKGEPPLPLVWQWNHNPDNALWSVAKRPGYLRLQTGRVDTSFVMARNTLTQRTIGPACTGTTALDVSHLKAGDFAGLGVLQKRYGLVGVQAGPGGKAIVMVSAESERPVELQRLPLTQDKVYFKIACDFQDRRDVATFFYSLDGKAWQPVGKLLKMAYTLPHFMGYRFGLFNYATQAAGGYADFDYFRIQ, encoded by the coding sequence ATGAAGAATTACCTGTTGCTACTGCTGGCCTGGCTGGGGATGTTGGGGCTACGGCCGCAAGCGTGGGCGCAGGCCCACAACCCCATTGTGTATGCCGATGTGCCGGACTTGTCCATCATTCGGGTGGGCAAAACCTACTACATGAGCAGCACCACCATGCACATGAGCCCCGGGGTGCCCCTCATGAAATCGACGGACCTGGTGAACTGGAAGCTGGTGAGCTACGCCTACGACACCCTCTCCGGCAACGACGCCATGACGCTAGCCAACGGCCGGAGCACCTACGGGCGCGGCTCCTGGGCCAGCAGCCTGCGCTACCACCAAGGCACGTACTACGTGAGCACATTTGCCCAGACCACGGGCAAAACCCACGTCTATTCCACAAAAAACATCGAGAAGGGGCCTTGGAAAGCGGTTTCTTTCCGGCCCAGCCTGCACGACCATTCGTTGTTTTTCGACGACTATGGGCGCGTGTACATGGTGTTCGGCGCGGGTAAAATCCAATTGGCCGAGCTTACCGCGGACGCATCGGGCCTGAAACCGGGCACCAGCCCGCAGGTCATCATCGAGAATGCCAGCGCCCCGGCCGGCCCGCCCAGCGCCATCAACCTGCCGGCCGAAGGCTCGCAGCTGTTCAAAATCAACGGCAAGTACTACCTCTTCAACATCACCTGGCCGAAGGGCGGAATGCGCACCGTGGTGGTGCACCGGGCCGACAAGCTTACGGGCCCCTACGAAGGCCGGGTGGCACTGCAAGACCTAGGCGTGGCCCAGGGCGGCCTCATCGACACGCCCGAGGGCAAGTGGTACGCCTATTTATTCCGCGACTATGGCGCCGTGGGCCGCATTCCGTACCTGGTGCCGGTGCAGTGGGAGGGGGGCTGGCCGGTGCTGGGTAGCCCCGCCGGCAAAGTGCCCGAAACACTGCCCCTGCCCGCCAACCGGGCCCTGATACCCGGTCTGGTGGCTTCCGATGAATTCAGCAGGCGCAAGGGCGAGCCGCCCCTGCCGCTGGTGTGGCAGTGGAACCACAACCCCGACAATGCGCTATGGTCCGTGGCCAAGCGCCCCGGCTACCTCCGCCTGCAAACCGGGCGCGTCGATACGTCCTTCGTGATGGCCCGCAACACCCTCACGCAGCGCACCATCGGCCCGGCGTGCACGGGCACTACGGCCCTCGACGTGTCGCACCTGAAAGCAGGCGACTTTGCCGGCCTCGGGGTGCTGCAGAAGCGCTACGGCCTGGTGGGCGTGCAGGCGGGGCCGGGCGGCAAGGCCATTGTGATGGTCAGTGCCGAGTCGGAAAGGCCCGTCGAGTTGCAGCGCCTGCCGCTGACGCAGGACAAGGTGTATTTCAAAATAGCCTGCGACTTCCAGGACCGCCGCGATGTCGCCACCTTCTTCTACAGCCTCGATGGTAAGGCCTGGCAGCCGGTGGGCAAACTCCTCAAAATGGCCTACACGCTGCCGCACTTTATGGGCTACCGGTTCGGCCTCTTCAACTATGCTACCCAGGCTGCAGGCGGCTACGCCGACTTCGACTACTTCCGCATTCAATAA
- a CDS encoding glycosyl hydrolase family 8, producing MLKHSFRLSSPGRQVCLLVLCLVYLSAGRAKAQGKPRPAASKGAFYTNKYPSLLREAGYTQAEIDRKVAKAYHDVFEGPNKVYFAVGDSMGYVSDVKNEDARTEGLSYGMMVAVQLNKKEVFDRLWRWSKKYLQHQSGPLEGYFAWSFNPATMKRNSEGPASDGELYFVTSLLFAANRWGNATGINYYQEARRILDASWKKDGTGGVYNLFNTKARQISFVPVGEMYTWTDPSYHVPAFLEVWAEYARDGHERFYRACADTSRAFLHRACAAATGLNYDYTEFSGQPHPTKWAPPAFRYDSWRVPMNIAMDYVWFGQDRRWQQQYAQRFQGFLRSKGVSTFEDQFNVDGSRPDFILPAGKVKKLRHSLGLVATSAAASLMQPAPPQLDFVHALWNARLAPYEDGYFDPYYDGLLYLFSLMHLSGKYQVIKPQTH from the coding sequence ATGCTGAAACATTCCTTTCGTCTTTCTAGCCCTGGCAGGCAGGTTTGCCTGCTGGTGCTGTGCCTCGTGTACTTATCGGCTGGCCGGGCCAAAGCCCAGGGAAAACCACGCCCCGCGGCCAGCAAAGGAGCTTTCTACACCAACAAGTACCCCAGCCTGCTGCGGGAGGCGGGCTATACCCAGGCCGAAATCGACCGGAAGGTGGCCAAGGCCTACCACGACGTATTTGAGGGGCCCAATAAGGTGTACTTCGCCGTGGGCGACTCCATGGGCTACGTATCGGATGTGAAGAACGAGGACGCCCGCACCGAGGGCCTGTCCTACGGCATGATGGTGGCCGTGCAGCTCAACAAAAAAGAGGTGTTTGACCGGCTCTGGCGCTGGTCGAAGAAGTACCTGCAACACCAGAGCGGCCCGTTGGAAGGCTACTTTGCCTGGAGCTTCAACCCGGCCACCATGAAGCGCAACTCGGAAGGACCGGCCTCCGACGGCGAGCTGTATTTCGTGACCAGCCTTCTGTTTGCCGCCAACCGCTGGGGCAACGCCACGGGCATCAACTACTACCAGGAGGCCCGCCGCATCCTGGACGCCTCCTGGAAAAAGGACGGCACCGGCGGCGTGTACAACCTCTTCAACACCAAGGCCAGGCAGATAAGCTTCGTGCCGGTGGGGGAGATGTACACCTGGACCGACCCTTCTTACCACGTGCCCGCCTTTCTGGAAGTGTGGGCCGAATACGCCCGGGACGGACACGAGCGGTTTTACCGCGCCTGCGCCGATACCTCGCGCGCGTTTCTGCACCGCGCCTGCGCTGCGGCCACGGGCCTTAACTATGACTACACCGAATTCAGCGGCCAACCTCACCCCACCAAGTGGGCGCCGCCCGCGTTTCGCTACGACTCCTGGCGCGTGCCCATGAACATTGCCATGGACTACGTGTGGTTTGGCCAGGACCGGCGCTGGCAGCAGCAGTACGCGCAGCGCTTCCAGGGCTTTTTGCGCAGCAAAGGGGTCAGCACCTTCGAAGACCAGTTCAACGTGGATGGCTCGCGGCCGGACTTCATTCTGCCGGCGGGCAAGGTGAAGAAGCTGCGCCACTCGCTGGGCCTGGTAGCTACCTCGGCCGCGGCCTCGCTCATGCAGCCCGCCCCGCCGCAGCTGGACTTCGTGCACGCCCTCTGGAATGCCAGGCTGGCGCCCTATGAAGACGGCTACTTCGACCCCTACTACGACGGCCTGCTCTACCTCTTCAGCTTGATGCACCTGAGCGGCAAATACCAGGTGATTAAGCCCCAAACGCACTAA
- a CDS encoding glycoside hydrolase family 43 protein, with protein sequence MKSILLTCLLACVATASLWAQNPIIRDVFTADPAPLVYHDTLFLYTGHDTASVSETNYKMPDWRIYSTTDMVHWKDYGKRLSPKTFAWATGDAYASQCVYHKGKFYWFVATFHKKDDHSQGGAAIGVAVSDRPTGPFRDAIGKALIVNEMTKDKPHAWDDIDPTVFIDDDQQAYLYWGNLSCRWVKLKDNLTELAGPITVLNIKNYIEGPWVYKRKKLYYLVYAGAGTKPEMIEYCTGPSATGPWTYRGIIQENVPNSFTTHPGIIDYKGKSYFFYHNGALPTGGNYRRSICVDELRYNPDGTIQPIVQTTSGVAPVK encoded by the coding sequence ATGAAAAGCATCCTGCTTACCTGCCTGCTGGCCTGCGTAGCCACCGCCTCGCTTTGGGCGCAAAACCCGATTATCCGCGACGTGTTCACGGCCGACCCGGCGCCGCTCGTGTACCACGACACGCTGTTTCTGTACACCGGGCACGACACGGCTTCGGTTAGCGAGACCAACTACAAGATGCCGGACTGGCGCATCTATTCCACCACCGACATGGTGCACTGGAAAGACTACGGCAAGCGCTTGTCCCCTAAAACTTTTGCCTGGGCTACCGGCGATGCCTACGCTTCGCAGTGCGTGTATCACAAGGGCAAGTTCTACTGGTTTGTGGCCACCTTCCACAAGAAAGACGACCACAGCCAGGGCGGCGCGGCCATTGGCGTGGCCGTGTCGGACCGGCCCACCGGCCCGTTCCGGGACGCCATCGGCAAGGCGCTTATTGTGAACGAGATGACCAAGGACAAGCCGCACGCCTGGGACGATATCGACCCCACCGTTTTCATTGATGACGACCAGCAGGCCTACCTGTACTGGGGCAACTTAAGCTGCCGCTGGGTGAAGCTAAAGGACAACCTGACGGAGCTGGCGGGCCCCATTACGGTGCTGAACATCAAGAACTACATCGAAGGCCCCTGGGTGTACAAGCGCAAAAAGCTGTACTACCTCGTGTACGCCGGCGCCGGCACCAAGCCCGAAATGATTGAGTATTGCACGGGCCCCAGCGCCACTGGACCATGGACCTACCGCGGCATCATACAGGAAAACGTGCCCAATAGTTTTACCACGCACCCGGGCATCATCGACTACAAGGGCAAGAGCTACTTCTTCTACCACAACGGCGCCCTGCCCACCGGCGGCAATTACCGGCGCTCCATTTGTGTGGATGAATTGCGCTACAACCCCGACGGCACCATTCAGCCCATCGTGCAGACCACCAGTGGCGTGGCGCCGGTCAAATAA